A part of Salmo salar chromosome ssa18, Ssal_v3.1, whole genome shotgun sequence genomic DNA contains:
- the LOC106592187 gene encoding glutaredoxin 3 isoform X3: protein MLFMKGSPQEPRCGFSRQIVALFKDHAIQFSSFDILSDEEVRGGLKTFSNWPTYPQVYVNGELVGGLDIVKELAESGELENTCPKAVTLEHRLKSTINRSPVMLFMKGNKEQAKCGFSRQILEIMNSAGVEYSTFDILEDEEVRQGLKTYSNWPTYPQLYVKGELIGGLDIVKELKDSGDLSSVLRGEC from the exons ATGCTCTTCATGAAGGGATCCCCCCAGGAACCCCGCTgtg GTTTCAGCCGTCAGATAGTGGCGCTTTTCAAGGACCACGCTATCCAGTTCAGCAGTTTTGACATCCTGTCAGACGAGGAAGTGAGAGGGGGGCTGAAGACCTTCTCCAACTGGCCCACCTACCCTCAGGTTTACGTTAACGGAGAACTCGTTGGGGGACTGGACATTGTCAAG GAACTAGCTGAATCTGGAGAGCTGGAGAATACCTGTCCCAAGGCTGTCACACTGGAGCACAG GTTGAAGTCGACCATCAACAGGAGTCCAGTCATGCTATTCATGAAGGGCAATAAAGAG CAAGCCAAATGTGGATTCAGTCGTCAGATACTGGAGATAATGAACAGTGCGGG AGTGGAATATAGCACCTTTGATATCCTGGAAGATGAGGAG GTTAGACAGGGGCTGAAGACATACTCAAACTGGCCAACGTACCCTCAGCTATACGTCAAGGGGGAACTCATTGGCGGGCTGGACATTGTGAAA GAGCTTAAAGACAGTGGAGACCTTTCTTCTGTCCTGAGGGGTGAATGCTAG